In Palaemon carinicauda isolate YSFRI2023 chromosome 18, ASM3689809v2, whole genome shotgun sequence, a genomic segment contains:
- the LOC137657093 gene encoding uncharacterized protein, producing the protein MSNKMASRLRRFTHPNAMDTHEKILKTLACIQRQDDDTDSEEDSEVVTPSEDSCGYLSVCKNSTFHSRKSKFLSAKEETWLGVKEGPTSRSSGSAYSSYGLQKAFSAIRRPLDERPQRQRSPTKKHDDRRSRSSERTRSRSKENSCLRGRRFTIISLSSPFSKFTDRSPDSSSYSMSSDGSSEGGSRCSHFRRALSLFSVSSEKEMQFFQKEKKKETTTRLLRPPTRYVYRRGVSGLPVTYSSSVLGIVF; encoded by the coding sequence ATGTCGAACAAGATGGCGTCTAGGTTACGCAGGTTCACGCATCCCAACGCAATGGATACTCACGAGAAGATCCTGAAGACTTTGGCGTGTATCCAAAGACAAGACGATGACACCGATTCAGAGGAGGATAGCGAGGTCGTCACGCCGTCGGAGGACAGCTGCGGGTACCTGTCCGTCTGTAAGAATTCCACTTTTCACTCGAGGAAGTCGAAATTCCTAAGTGCTAAGGAAGAGACCTGGCTCGGTGTTAAGGAAGGGCCTACCTCTCGCAGCTCAGGCAGCGCTTATTCTTCCTACGGGCTGCAGAAGGCGTTCTCCGCCATCAGACGCCCTCTGGACGAGCGACCCCAACGGCAGAGATCCCCCACGAAGAAACACGACGACAGGAGAAGTCGCTCGAGCGAGAGGACGAGGAGCCGCTCTAAGGAAAACTCGTGTCTTCGAGGTCGGCGTTTCACCATCATCAGCCTCTCGTCTCCCTTCTCCAAATTCACAGACCGCTCTCCGGACTCCTCCTCCTATTCGATGTCTTCCGACGGATCCTCGGAGGGTGGAAGCAGGTGTTCGCACTTCCGCAGGGCGCTCTCGCTCTTCTCCGTCAGTTCGGAGAAGGAGATGCAGTTcttccaaaaggagaagaagaaagagacgACCACGAGACTTCTGAGACCTCCCACGCGCTACGTCTACAGGAGAGGTGTTTCCGGTCTACCTGTCACATATTCTTCTTCGGTCCTGGGAATCGTCTTCTGA